Sequence from the Ostrea edulis chromosome 8, xbOstEdul1.1, whole genome shotgun sequence genome:
GATCCCCCAATTCCACCAGTTCCCAAAGTTCCAGCGCCTGATGTGCTTGTTCTTCGTTCCGTAGTTATCAGAGCGTTATCAACCGATGAACTTCCACCATTTACATTGGTTCCTCCTCTGATAGTCGTGTCCATCCACCTTGTACTGACGTCTGGCTGATTAACGTATGTTGTTTCTCTAACTACCGTTTTCCTTGTCGAGCCTGATCCAGCGTTACCAATACCATTTGTGTCTACAGATCTCGATCCAGAAGTTCGACTACCAGAGTCTGTAATAAGTCGATTTACGTCCCATTTACTAGTTTTCCCCACGCTAAATTTATCTCGACCACCTCCTGTTCCATCCCATTTTGTTGCTTGTCCCCAGTTCAAGGACCCATTCCAGTTGAGTGTGCCGAGATCAGGGTTTAATGGTTCGGACACCCACATGGAAGCCGGTATTCCTGATTGCGTTTCTATGTTTTCTATCAAATTGACTCTGTTATTTCCACTACCAGCCAAGTAATATGGATACACTGGGGCTAAAGTTGGCCATACGGATTTCATTGTTCGGGGAGGCCATCTAGGGGCTAGTGTTCTTGCTTCCTGCTCGGGAGAGGGTGTGGTGTAACCTCTGTAGATATTTACATCACCTTCTCCTGCAACGGATCAATCcaaaaatttatcaaaatactgcAATTTAGCAATACAAGCGTGATTTTCCATTAAGATATTTTTTGGTAGACCGATATTTGTGAaagtatatataattcaaatactTGTAAGAAAGTATATCATGTTGAAAACTTTCACATAATACGCCTCCTTCAACATTACCTCTTAGAGAAATGATTCGTTCGATTTTCTTCCTGATGTTTGTCGGAGTCTGACGGCGTCTCCGTGAGTGTTTGTGTACATTTTCTGCGTGGAGTGAAGATCTCGTTTCTGTAAAGTTTTAAACACTCATAACAGGATCTCCTCTCCACTATTGTTATCAATCACAATTAAGCATAGAAAAGTGGCGATATTGTTGAGCTACGATTGAAATGCCTATGTGGGATTTgagattgttttatttacctAAACATCTAAAAGAAAAGGCATACTACATGGATTCATAGCTCCGAGAGATGAAATGGGGTGTTTGAATAGAACGATGTAGGTCCTCCATTTTCAAAGAGAACCTTATCAGACTGTCGAGACTGGGGGTGGGATTAGTTATGTTAAGTTCGAGTTTGCAGCATTAGTTCACATATATCGTTTTTGTTACTTTCTACTGAGTCTAAAATCAAGATACAGCGAATAATGTATTGTGAAACATATCTAATCCCAGAAAGTTTTAACTAATAAATTAGATATGTTATAATTCAGTATATACATTAAGTAATTGATATACATAAGCATTATATAATCTACAAGCCTTGATAATGACCTACATCTAGGTTAATAAGTAGTTATAATCTCCCATCTTTCTTCTCTCTTCTGCCATGGTCTTTGTTGGTGTTTGTCTTCTTCGCGCGTCTTCCATCACTCCAACTACACGAGGCGATTTGTAAACCCGTTTTCACTGCAACTTCAACTGCGGCATTTTACACGGTTGAATTCCATTTATTGTAAAGTTTTGAGCTACTCAATTATTGAAGGGTATATTGGTTTTAAGGATAGTAAAAGTGGATAAGGACTGGCAGTTTCAATCCTGATAGTTAATAAACGAACACCATGAAGAAACTGTCAAATAAAGGTTTGACAAAAACGTGTAAGCAATTCGGGAAACAAAAGATTGTCGATGAAATGCCTTCCTCAGTTTTGTATTGAAAGCACATAAAGCATTTGAGAGAACAAGAGAAAAGAGCAACAACTGATAGAATGAGAAACGCGTCTCCTGAATAGTTACATACGAACCCTTCTTCTGTTTGTGTATCATTTCAGCATGTAATCTCGCTGTTCCAGTCAGAGGAGCCAAAGAGTGTTGAACAAGCGCTAATGCATCTGAAAAATTGGATACATCGCACCAAACCTTGTATGGAATAGTTTAAAATGTCCATATATTTCACGTCTTTGGCTGTAAAATGTTTCTTCAATAGTTTCATTTTTACTGATGTTCTATGGTAATATATCCCGTATTCATAGTGCACGACGCCTCCATCCAAATTCATTTGCTCAATGACACGCGTCCTTCTGAAGTCTTTCGTAGCAAACATTTggcaaaaaattgaaaaagaattgtgtgtgtgtgaaatcaGAACTTGAGTAGAAATCTTAAATTACCTTTAGAACTTGTTTGAGTTGGAACAACAGCCCAGCGACCATCAGATCGAGATGAGAGGGATGTGTCCTCCCAAGGCGAGGGGCGTGCCGTAGAAGGTACTACCACCCATTGATCATTTGATTGTTTTTGATTGGTTGTTGAAATTGACTGATGACTCTGTACTTGTGTGCTACCTATGAAAAATTTACAATAGTTTAGTTTTTCCTCAGGGCAAAAGTTATCTTTCAACCTTTCGTATTTATTAATAGTTGTTTCTAATTTTAAAGGCGAAAATTGTAAAGCAGAAGCGCAAAAGCATATATGGTTAAGCCAATCAAATGATCATTTGAGCGAAAGCACCAGGCATATTGGGAGTATTTCAATTAGATTATTTAAGGATTGGCCAGAGTTAACAAAATGGCTGATACAAATACCTTTCGGTGCAATGCCGACTACAGTTTGTGTGTGGTGGGAGGAATGAAGATTGCTATGTGGCCTATGGATCATTTTTCCGTGGCTGAGTTCATGACCATGTTCCATCCATCTAGGGTGGTCCGCCCTTACTGGTCCATTTTGAGAAATGGACGTCCACTCACTCGAGTGATGAGCAAAATCAATTTGTGGATCACCCATGGCGACAGAGGATTTCTGAGACTCGTGCATTACGATATCTTTGGTATTAGACTGGGCAAGTCTTGTTTGTGGGACTTTATCAGTAATGCGTGTTTGTTCATGTCCAATATTCGTATCAGATTTGATATCTGTCAGTAAGTTAACCGTTGCTGTGTTTTTTATCCTGTCTACGACTGAAGTTTTTACGCCCTTTGTTTTTTGAACGGATGCTGACGTATTTCTTGAACTACTCGGAAGTTGATTTTTTCTTCCGTTTGAGGAAGTCTGAACAATACGTGATCCTTTTCTTTCAACTGGTTTCCGTTTCGCCAAATTTTTCAATGATTGTTCGGCTTTCATTCTTGAAGCCAGAAAGACATCTTGAACCTTATTTGTATCTGTTGCAGGTGTTTTAGGCACGTcgatttttatatttattatctGATCTCCATTCATGGATGTTGCTGGCTGTGATGATTTAGATAAAGTTTTAACAGAGGGATTTGTTCTGGCACTGGGTGAAGGAAGCATTGTCTCCTGTTCCTTTACAACGATGGGTACTTTCTTTTCACTTTTACTTTTTGTCTGATGAACTGTAATTGCTTGCTGCTTAGTCTCCGTCTGAGTGGAAGAAGTTGATTCTTTTCCAGAAATACCGGACACGGCGCTCTTTAAAGAGGAAAGAAGTTCGTTGTATATTTGTCGTTGTTTGGCTTGAAGTTCCGTTTGTGtatctgataaaaataaaagaaacgaAATATGTTGCAGAGGAATAGAAAATGAATGATATCTATTGAAAAGTCAAACGTAGCAATGAAGCAGACCTGCGGGTCCATTTCCGCTCTCTATTGCTGTTTTCACAAGCTTGTTAAGAAGAGCCTCTGATTCTGACGGAAGCTGTTGATCTACTTGAGCTATTACTgatgaaaaaaaagataaacaTATGGTGTCATGATGTTTCAACTATTGTGCGAGTAAAAATAACACGTATTGCTATATTCTGTATGTAGGAATAGTACTTTCAGTTAAAGTGTGTGTATCTAATATCATACGTGCGTCATGATTGAAGAAATCACATGAAAAGTTTCACAAAATGGCTGTGGAAATAATGGTATTTAGCTAAGTTTATGCAGTATGATTTATTCCAGTTGTCTATGTTTTCCCTACTCTCACGATTTTTATTCTCAAAAGGATTTGCGGATCCTTATCTTAACATTTTCATTGATTGAATGCAGATGCTTTTGTAAAAATGGTATCTACCTTGTACACTGGGAACGACTGGTGGAACAGAAGGTGGATTTATTTCACTGATTGTTCGAGATGTTTGCGTTTTGGAGAGTGTCTTCTTACCAGGCCTAGGCGGTCTTCTTCTCCTATCTTGAGGCCTTCTGTTGCTTCTTACGTTGGTTAATGAAAAATCCAATCTGTTCCTTGACTTTCTATTGGAGGTCTCATTGGGTTTATTTTCAACGACTTGCGTggtttctattttcatatccGTTTTCTTTTtaagtgatttttctacattctGCTTAGGTTGCATTGTCCTTGATTCATTCTTTATGTCATTGCGACTTGTTGGGGATGGACTTTTATCAGGGACAGTCACCGTCTGCTTCGTCGTTTTAATCACACTTTTGATGTTGATAGGAATCATTTTGTCTGATTTTCCTCTTATGTCATTTTCTGTCCGTGTACTTACAGtagatatttcttttttctgaCTTTTTTGTGCGTTTCTGCTGTCTTTTGCTACTGTGATGCCGACGTTGGGTGAAGTGTCTTTGAAAACAGTTTTTCGTACTAACATTTCTCTCTCTGTTTGGCTTGCCTTTGTTGGAGCCTTTTTAGTGGATTCTCTCGTATTTTTAGTAACAGTTTTCACTCTTGTTACTCGTGAAGTTTCGATTGATTTAGCTGTTCCATGATCTCTCCTTTCCCCAGTATTCTCAGCTTGTATATTTCTTATCTTGGAGTCTTTTGTGTTTGCAACAGGAATTTGAATCGAGTCTTCAAAATTCTGACCTCTTATTGCAATTTTTCGCCGAAAATTCTCAGGAAGCGCTACGCGTGGAGTTTGCGTAATGCTTTTTCTATTTTGGGTGTTTCCTTTCCTGACAAGAGTTGATTTGGAAATCCCACTCTCAATTGAAATCCTTTGTTCCCTATTAGAATCTTGATTGGTCGTAATTCTTGATGTTAATGGAGACCTACTTCCAGGGTTGACATTCACTGTGGATACTTGTCTTTCGGATTTATCTACTTTAGAAAGGTTTGTGGGGTCTGCCGATTGAACTTCTCTGTAGTTAGTACGCCTGGATATTGATTTCCGTCGCCAGTTGCCTAATTGTGTAGGCGCTGACGCACTTGTGTCGACAGAACCGTTTGATGCTAGGATTTTGGGAAGGGTGTCTTCTAAAGGAAATGCTAAATCAACAGCTGGACGGGGACTTAATTCCAATCCTGTAAGCGGAGAAACGCCTTTCTTTACCGTCCTCAAAACCACCGTTCTGTTGGTTGCGTCCGGACTTGGAACATTATCGACTAACTTCCGTGTGACGGTTGTGATATGAATCTCTGTGACGCCATTTTCTTTTTGTCTTTTCGTAATAGTCTTGGTTACAATGTTTTTACCAGATCGGAGTAAATGCACGGGTATTTCCGTTGATTTTCCTGCAAATCGTTCTTGTGCGTTTGAAGAATAAATGGGTGGTGGAATACCTCGTACAGACTGATGGTCGACATTCAATCGTTCGTCTACTACCTTCGACGATTGCTGAATCCGTTTTGTCGCCGAGTTCGTGGCTCCAATGGAGCCGGTTCTACTCGTTGACAGTATCAATTTCGACGGAAGTTCTGGGATGTTTCTCTGGGGGTTAGTATGACTGGTCAGACTCTTGCCCATGCTGTTTCTAGATTCCGGCGACACGGCTTCTACTGCCAACTTTCTATTTTCAACTGAAGAACTCTTGGAATTTGGAAGCGAGGATGACCTTTCACGTTTCTGATTTTTAGAATTTCCCTGTGGTGCAGGATGTTTTTCACCTGATGCCGCCACTGAATAATTGGCTGGAAGATTGGGTACTTACACATGAAGCGGTTagtaatttaaaaatttcataaagATTAGAAACTGCCAGTCTTTTGAAATATATAGTGGTAGCAAGATTTCATTTTATCAGTGTCGTTTACTAAAGGTTAATACGTAATTTGAAACAATTTCGTGAATAAAACCTTATTAAAAGTATCGCTTACAGTTTTAGAGTGAGATATGGTATGAAAGATCTTACAAAGAGGTCCACAAACAACAGTTATGATTTGTAACAAGGGGATAGGAAAATGATGATAAGACATAATAAAGCACGGCTCAGACAGCAATTCCGAGGGTGTTCATTTTACGTATTTTTTGGCTAATTTGCATTACCCATTTCTCGCCAACGCTAGCTAACATATAAACTCAGGCAACATAAAAACGTCACAACTGCTACGGTACGCGACGAAAACGCTACATGCTACAGCAAACACAAATACTAAATTACAGTACGCGGCAAAAGTCCTTACCTAACTTCAGTTTACTTCGCGGTGAAATGACCGGGATGTTGAAGGAAATTGGTAGTCCTGAAATTCAAACCTGTTTCAATATCCTCACCACATGCAGAGCCAAAAGCACATTCGGTTAGAATACCAAATCACAGGCCGGTCCGAAAGATGACAAAAGAAAGAGATTCAAGTTTAAAAGGAAATGGTgatcattttgaaatgaaagaaCGTTTTCCccaataaaaattccaaatggACATCAATTGATTTTCCTTTTATGCAATTtgtgtttattgaagtgttgcCTGTGCTTTGTATCATACGGAATTAGGTGTTGAGAACAAATCCCTTAATTTTTCATGTTAAGAATGATAACTCCCTTCTGAAATTTGAGTTTGAACTTTGACATATGCATACTCACCATATGATAAAATGTTAATCAGATGACTTCATTATCATGTATactaatataattttttaaaggatAAAGATTGTAGATTTGAGCATTTttgagttatcgttctttgtaAAACATCACATGGCAAACATTTTAGATTATAGGTACTCCATAGATTAAGAGGATTTGTTTGTGCAATATCTCCCAAGTTATTAGAATTGGTTATAGATATTCCCGGATTAGTTGCAGAgttaattaaaaattatctcATTATCATCAGCTGAAAAGTGCAATTAAAAGCATGTTCAGTAAACATTATTAAACCTATGCACGAGCATATGATAGGTACTTCTTTTACGAGggttatataatgtaaaataaaagttgtATCACGAATATTCCACCGTTCTTAGAAATGTTTCTTAATGCACCCCAATCCGGAGGTTTTGTTCAGAAACGTGAAAAAGTAATAATTGAAATTTGTTAAACCTGTATGTATTTGATTATCAATGTAAGTAGAAATTTGGTTTGATTAAGAGAAATCGCAAGAAAAAGATTACAAACAGACATATAGATCGTGCAGCAGAATTCAAACAGACGAAGCGTGAGGATTTGATGTCTGTCACAACGAACATAtcgctgaaaaaaaaaaccccattatCATATGCTCGTGTTTTTTCTCTATATAGTATAAATGTATTAGAATAATGTATCAGGGACTGGTGATGCTTTCATTTTACTTTAACGATCACATATGAAAATCTGGGGACTTttcttaaaatcaataaaattaacACGGTGGTTGTTGAAACCCATATACGTGATTATAACGACAGAATACACCATCCTTCAATTACTTGATgttatcaacatttttaaaaggaatTTAAATAAAGGCAAACAATTTTGCAGAACGAGTtgaatagaaataaatttcttaATCTCACAATCCTAACCTTAACAAAATGGGGGAGAAAGAAAAAACgaaaatcaagaaaattcaAGGAATATTTTCTTTTCGTAGTAAAAGGTTATGACATAAATTTGAAACGTAATCACTCACCTATTCCGGCGCCCCCTAGGTTGGCTTGCCATTTTATATTGGGTAACTTTGATTTAGATTGTGTCTGACCTAaacaacaaaattgaatccATCATTGAAGGTTATCATAAACGTGCTTATTTCTCATTTCTCACAATGTTACAAGCATGCCGTTGAAAACACCCGTAGTGAGGGTCCCGGATGTAATAAGCGATTCGCGAATCACAACATATAAACATAGTTActttattcaaatatttcatttcatgtcATTGAACTTTGAAAGTATATTACAGAATACAGAGCTGGATCTGAAGAGTAACTACATTTGTATTGATGTTGTCAAGAGTGGACCTGTGGTTATGAAGTAAGGCACAAAAACCCGTGTCTATATATTTTCGGAGATGGGCGATACATTACACACAATTGTTTTATATGGCCAGGCACCATATACTATTGAAAGCACATCATCTGCGTACATGAATCACAGTTAGTTAGGACGAGAGGCACTGTATTTCGTGGAAGAGAAACAGTGCCCTTTGACGACCATTTGTGAGAACGTACAAAAAGGAGTAGGGGCAATGCCACACTATTAATTACAATAGACATCACATCAAATCTCCGTCAACAATCTCCGTATGTTTTATGTATACTATGAAATGACACATAACATGGACCTTCACCAAACGTGATCACTAAACACGAAGGCAAAACGCAAACCATTAGGTCCGCACTAAACGTGATCTGTAAACACCAAGGCAAAACGCAAACCATTAGGTCCGCACTAAACGTGATCTGTAAACACCAAGGCAAAACGCAAACCATTAGGTCCGCACTAAACGTGATCTGTAAACACCAAGGCAAAACGCAAACCATTAGGTCAGCAATAAACGTGATCTGTAAACACCAAGGCAAAACGCAAACCATTCGGCCTGCACTAAACGTGATCTGTAAACACGAAGGCAAAACGCAAATCATTCGGCCTACACTAAACGTGATCCCTAAACACTAACATATATTGCAAAACAATGAGTTTTCACTAAGCGTGGCCTATAAACACTAAGGTATAAAACAAACGGGATCTGTAAACACTAAGATATAATGCAAAACGTTGGGTCTTTTCTAAACTTTACCATAACTGTTAAGAtatattggtaccgtataagttttacattatgacccctgggtcgaggtctctgctggtggactgttagtccccgagggtctctacagcccagtagctaagtacttcgttactagcttgaaaatacggatgtatatttaattgctgttataaaatttagaaatccattttaaaattaaggattatctccctcatacatagctcttatccttggacgaatttggctccacgtttttggcacgctgtttttggctatatttagctctaaaactccagagttatttcggatttcaaacatttcggttgagcatcactgaagagacattatttgtcgaaatgcgcatctggtgcatcaaaattggtaccgtataagttttacattatgacccctgggtcgaggtctctgctggtggactgttagtccccgagggtctctacagcccagtagctaagtacttcgttactagcttgaaaatacggatgtatatttaattgctgttataaaatttagaaatccattttaaaattaaggattatctccctcatacatagctcttatccttggacgaatttggctccacgtttttggcacgctgtttttggctatatttagctctaaaactccagagttatttcggatttcaaacatttcggttgagcatcactgaagagacattatttgtcgaaatgcgcatctggtgcatcaaaattggtaccgtataagttttacataatgtataaagaaaaaagattggatcattttgaatgatttaaatcaagaTAATGTTTCATTGCTAAATAAGAATAGATAAGGATAAATGTGAGAATGAGAGTAAAGAACGTCACATTCATtcgactggtaaatgattagaagccgATCTTGATAGTTTTTGGAGGACTAATCCGCCATTggtgaaaataagaaaaatataatttcatttaaacaatGTGCGGTGAATAATTGGTTTAGTTCAATTTTTCTTTATAGAAAGTTTGTCTAACTTTTTACCAAGAATTGTTTTTATGACAATaagatttcttttaaaaacattttgataaaacatgatatttccatagacttcaatgtaaatttcaaggtgaaataaatcaagcggTTGTCAAAGTTTTTTAAATTCccattattcattttatttgataaactcTTAGAAATTACACCATGTCTATAGAAATTGATTTGTTAGATATTGATGTTAGACACATGTATAAACTATGACATTGAATTCATGTACCTTAAAGAATCAACGAGGGACCCTACTGTGTCTTTGtcattatatttctttttataagaATGTATGTAGTAGTAAAAATGAACGAATGTGCCAACATTTGAAATTGTCAAAGAAAATTCCGTCTACTTTATATCTTAATGAATGTACCCCTGTATGTTAACTACGATTAGGAGTGAGACAGAAATTTGTTCATGCATATTGATTATGCTGCAAATTAAGACATCCTGCAATGAATAATAACTATACACAAATTATGTCTGCTTTGATCGACATGTAGTGacctttgatattgaaaagattcTGACCTTGAATAAAACTTGGCGCTAAAATAAGACTTGCGATAACCTCTTTGTCATGTGTCAAAAGAGTGAGTAAATTTTATACTTCTTAcatgacaaataagttgatgatTCAGAAGTCATAAGTTCATAAATGCTATGCTCAATGTAATGATCTTGTTTGCAAACAAAACCTGTCGTTGGGCAGAATGATGTCTGGCATGTTTCACATCAAtattgaatttgactacggatcactccgtttacctgatcaagatatagtgatCATGGCGGATAAACTACTCAACAGGAACtgtttactcctcttaagcACATTGCGTTTGCAGGGATCCTTGTGTGCACTACTCTCTGTATAGTATTTGTTATGGGAATTATAAGATGgatcactgtttattatgttCTCGAACACAACTTACCACGTCCAGTTAGCATTAGAAAAGCCCATTTCTAGGCATTTATCGATTCGTATTCCGTTTGATGGATCGCAGTGTTCAGTAGGGAAAACGTTAAGCTAGTATCAATGCTTGTTATATTACCATTGTATAGTTGGTGTAAATCACTCATTTCATTTTAGGATATTTTGGTTGTGTATATTGGTAACGAAAATTACACAATGAAAAAAGATGATGGTGACGACCAATGATGAATGCCATAATTGgtgtaaagaatataaaatcgCGAACAGGGCACACAGGGACCCTGGACACAGCAATGGTAGCCACTGGTAGGATCAGTTTCACAGGACATACAGAGaccccttggacacaccagtggtAGCCACTGGTAGGGTTAGTTTCGTAGGAGGAGTAAAAATGTCCTGcggaccggtcacacccaccgtgagttttatatcttcatcaggtgaATGGGGGTATTCGAAGTTAAAATCGATTTGTAAAGAATAGTCTAACAATTGTATCAAATACATCACGCAGTGGTCAATCTAATGTATATACATTGCATATTGTTAAACTCCATATCATTGAGAATGGGCAACTTGTTGCAAATTTTGAAGTATTTCtgtcaaaaaacaaaaccaatgtaGACAAGAAAGGACCTATTTTACCATTACGTATACTACCTTCGGCCATTTTCAGAAAGCTATTTAAAGCGTGTAACATCGATGTATCTTACACTGACAGCCCGAGAATAAAGTCTTGCAAACATTTACAGAAATAAGGAATATGCGGTAAACAACACATTTTGTCACTTGCATGTTCTTTTTTTTGGGAGGGAGTCTTCTCCTGACATAGATGGATGACCAGTAAACTGACCACAAATAGTCAGTGTCTACTGCAGTACTGTAGATGATTACTAATACCGACATTATGCATATATGCTAACAGGACTGCATACAGGTGTTCGCCTTGCAGGACGCTTTATTTTTCCCTTTC
This genomic interval carries:
- the LOC125663424 gene encoding mucin-4-like, whose amino-acid sequence is MRNLLIFAAAGQTQSKSKLPNIKWQANLGGAGIGLPISFNIPVISPRSKLKLVPNLPANYSVAASGEKHPAPQGNSKNQKRERSSSLPNSKSSSVENRKLAVEAVSPESRNSMGKSLTSHTNPQRNIPELPSKLILSTSRTGSIGATNSATKRIQQSSKVVDERLNVDHQSVRGIPPPIYSSNAQERFAGKSTEIPVHLLRSGKNIVTKTITKRQKENGVTEIHITTVTRKLVDNVPSPDATNRTVVLRTVKKGVSPLTGLELSPRPAVDLAFPLEDTLPKILASNGSVDTSASAPTQLGNWRRKSISRRTNYREVQSADPTNLSKVDKSERQVSTVNVNPGSSGISKSTLVRKGNTQNRKSITQTPRVALPENFRRKIAIRGQNFEDSIQIPVANTKDSKIRNIQAENTGERRDHGTAKSIETSRVTRVKTVTKNTRESTKKAPTKASQTEREMLVRKTVFKDTSPNVGITVAKDSRNAQKSQKKEISTVSTRTENDIRGKSDKMIPINIKSVIKTTKQTVTVPDKSPSPTSRNDIKNESRTMQPKQNVEKSLKKKTDMKIETTQVVENKPNETSNRKSRNRLDFSLTNVRSNRRPQDRRRRPPRPGKKTLSKTQTSRTISEINPPSVPPVVPSVQVIAQVDQQLPSESEALLNKLVKTAIESGNGPADTQTELQAKQRQIYNELLSSLKSAVSGISGKESTSSTQTETKQQAITVHQTKSKSEKKVPIVVKEQETMLPSPSARTNPSVKTLSKSSQPATSMNGDQIINIKIDVPKTPATDTNKVQDVFLASRMKAEQSLKNLAKRKPVERKGSRIVQTSSNGRKNQLPSSSRNTSASVQKTKGVKTSVVDRIKNTATVNLLTDIKSDTNIGHEQTRITDKVPQTRLAQSNTKDIVMHESQKSSVAMGDPQIDFAHHSSEWTSISQNGPVRADHPRWMEHGHELSHGKMIHRPHSNLHSSHHTQTVVGIAPKGSTQVQSHQSISTTNQKQSNDQWVVVPSTARPSPWEDTSLSSRSDGRWAVVPTQTSSKDALALVQHSLAPLTGTARLHAEMIHKQKKAPAAAPSSSLSLSSSARDATFAGLGQGHGVPNSYGSPNKQSSGNGMPDNAMRAFLAVLSPTQKLQLQSLLGGGGASVVQTRRRPPPTTTTTTTTTTTTPAPPVQSQPDFSALAQKMLQSLNSKNSPTADQLQQMMASLDTGSQPGGMNQETGGNPMSQLMASMAGGAGQTGESSNSGRPSRFNDPMSMGMAGMNPMMRRMMMRNMRMGNTATDPGEVPEQPTPGETGGINPLMLMAMGGAGGGGGGGLASLLSGGLGGGGGGGLASLLGGGGGDLMGSLGAAMGGGGGGGGGSSGMDMAAMMQAMSMLGGGGGGPAPDAPSSSMNGESPSSSSGKSDKSVQYTKLESSTASKSAPQSEGQSSGSRNSAPNPTPDTGLDAMMGGFGGMGGMNPLAAMMAGGGGGNMGALASMMGMGGGMGGLGALAALGGDLPDMPSRGGLMGGRGGMGAMGMNPMAAMLGGMVKRSTLNTKTNNGGRSRRRNLDFTIGGRKEPVPVDLFSASFTPVKSHITGSSVAIGQGGAVTDTVSQKAIPPPDPFRLSRPPAKSPVVNRIQYREPVKSNTLRNTPLEITFQKNTGKAAVNAIDKTVPPVSVSGKVGTTSPWNYPVTVQHTLNTWPGLNNVAVSTNVPPPPTTTNIPPVATTDAFFGLTPAATGQMSHMGFLQHPMQTQTQAGFNTGNMDSMFGMGGMGLTGADLGMLKYMVQLSLSGFDVYDVFYVFVVWWVFFLLCLHVRVDPIDPLPTVETGADMLPTSGFSGQTSMMGTGTGAGGLGAATPGGAAGGTNQFNQMLANGASTDMLFSSIGLIPDQIADIMGGTSSIASRMPMDIKMKAIAMRQTGMTPDQIADNLGDVMQARRAQMKLASRMSLMGSMGSPMGSSMSGGFGRGSGSRIGAGNRALPGMK